The following coding sequences are from one Euwallacea similis isolate ESF13 chromosome 27, ESF131.1, whole genome shotgun sequence window:
- the LOC136417264 gene encoding putative GTP-binding protein 6, giving the protein MLLIRIWGPIKRQICIKSRQVHSSVRFHKEEDLSEHLKELVFSDLEYNKLTDHYFHIKQAHKCLIIQPFVKWGPKKLPISPEEQLSEAVALINTLQAWVVKDTVTVPLDTLDSKALFKSGSMDRIRDIVQESPDITAIFINSGFLKKSTVQILQENFRRPILDRYKIVMQILKTHASSKHAKLQVALAELYYVQRKSEQDLMFKTYSREILRFMFQQREQKIKDQIKILRNQRNLLRSKRQKMNYPVVAVVGYTNAGKTAIIKALTGEQKLTPKNQLFATLDVTVHEGLLPSGLNVLYIDTVGFISDIPTNLIECFVATLEDALLADVILHVEDVSSSSFDYKKKHVLDILLKLEKEAGAHNVLNKVISVGNKCDITGEAVRDDNLLQVSAKKGFGLKQLKQQLEEFILHVTGRQKITIKIPNGGDEIRWLYKNCTVLEEIPDQEDMQFIFAKVIITQASLQIFKHHFI; this is encoded by the exons ATGTTACTAATTCGAATTTGGGGCCCAATAAAGAGgcaaatttgtataaaatcaaGACAAGTACATTCTTCTGTTAGGTTTCACAAAGAAGAAGATTTATCAGAACATTTAAAGGAGCTCGTATTTTCTGATTT AGAATATAACAAACTAACAGAccactattttcatataaaacaAGCCCACAAGTGCTTAATTATCCAACCTTTTGTTAAATGGGGCCCAAAAAAGCTTCCTATAAGTCCAGAAGAGCAGCTCTCAGAAGCCGTAGCCCTAATTAATACTTTACAAGCATGGGTTGTCAAAGACACTGTAACAGTCCCTTTGGACACCTTAGATAGTAAAGCCCTATTTAAAAGTGGTTCAATGGATAGGATCCGGGATATTGTTCAAGAGAGTCCTGACATAACTGCTATCTTCATTAATTCTGGCTTCCTAAAGAAAAGTACTGTGCAAATATTACAGGAAAATTTCCGGAGGCCCATATTAGACAGGTATAAAATAGTAATGCAGATTTTAAAAACTCATGCTTCCAGCAAACATGCTAAATTGCAG GTGGCTTTAGCAGAGTTGTATTATGTGCAAAGGAAATCAGAGCAAGATCTCATGTTTAAAACATATAGCAGAGAGATTTTGAGATTTATGTTCCAGCAAAGggagcaaaaaattaaagaccAGATTAAAATTCTTAGGAATCAAAGAAATCTTTTGAGGAGCAAAAGGCAGAAAATGAACTATCCTGTGGTTGCTGTAGTTGGTTATACAAATGCAGGGAAAACTGCAATCATAAAAGCTTTAACAGGAGAACAGAAGTTGACACCTAAAAACCAACTTTTTGCCACTCTTGATGTAACAGTTCATGAGGGTCTTCTGCCTTCTGGCCTCAATGTTCTCTACATTGACACAGTGGGTTTTATTTCTGACATACCTACTAATCttattgaatgttttgttGCCACTCTAGAAGATGCTTTGCTGGCA GATGTAATTTTACATGTAGAAGACGTATCTTCAAGCAGCTttgattacaaaaaaaagcaTGTTCTTGATATACTATTGAAGCTAGAGAAAGAAGCTGGAGCTCACAATGTCTTAAATAAAGTGATTTCAGTAGGAAACAAATGTGATATTACTGGGGAGGCAGTTAGAGATGACAATTTATTGCAGGTTTCTGCTAAGAAAGGATTTG GCCTAAAACAGCTTAAGCAACAATTGGAAGAATTTATACTGCATGTAACTGGCAGGCAAAAAATCactattaaaattccaaatggAGGAGATGAAATTCGATGGCTTTACAAAAACTGTACAGTTCTGGAAGAAATTCCAGATCAGGAGGACATGCAGTTTATTTTTGCCAAAGTTATTATAACTCAAGCTAGTTTACAGATatttaaacatcattttattTAG
- the Urod gene encoding uroporphyrinogen decarboxylase — MSLSKDFPLLKNDRILKVARGEKPDKLPVWVMRQAGRYLPEFQEYRKQHNFFEICQNPEYACEVTLMPLRRFELDAAIIFSDILVIPQALGMKVEMCAGVGPVLPKPLTVENVEALTINGAVKSLEYVGKAINLTRHKLEGKVPLFGFSGAPWTLMGYMIEGGGSKTYSQAKKWLYAFPSQSHTLLKILTEVIIDYLVMQIEYGAQIVQVFDSNAEYLNKDLYTKFCLPYLKKISEDVRSKLKEKNIEPVPMVLFAKGGWYCLEEQADLGYEVLGIDWTVEPKFARNLLKNKKVILQGNLDPTALYSPGTELKNYVEKMLEEFGSERYIVNLGHGIYPDGPIESVKILVDTVHNFKM; from the exons ATGTCATTAAGCAAGGATTTTCCACTTCTTAAAAATGATAGAATCTTAAAGGTAGCCCGAGGAGAGAAACCTGACAAACTTCCAGTATGGGTGATGAGGCAAGCTGGACGGTATTTGCCAG AATTCCAAGAATATCGcaaacaacataatttttttgaaatttgtcaaaatccTGAATATGCTTGTGAAGTTACTCTTATGCCATTGCGTAGATTTGAGCTGGACGCCGCAATTATATTTAGTGACATTTTAGTCATTCCTCAAGCCCTAGGCATGAAAGTGGAAATGTGTGCTGGAGTG GGCCCCGTACTCCCAAAACCTTTAACAGTTGAAAATGTAGAAGCCCTAACTATAAATGGTGCTGTTAAGAGCTTAGAATATGTGGGTAAAGCGATTAACTTGACCAGGCACAAGTTAGAGGGTAAAGTTCCTTTATTTGGCTTCAGTGGAGCTCCT TGGACATTAATGGGTTACATGATTGAAGGAGGAGGCTCTAAGACATACTCTCAAGCCAAAAAATGGCTGTATGCTTTTCCTAGTCAATCCCATACTTTACTTAAAATCTTAACTGAAGTTATTATTGACTATTTAGTGATGCAAATCGAGTATGGAGCTCAGATAGTACAAGTGTTTGATAGTAATGCTGAGTATTTGAATAAAGACTTATATACCAAATTTTGTCTACCCTATTTGAAAAAGATATCTGAGGACGTGCGCAgcaaattaaaggaaaaaaatatcgaaCCAGTGCCAATG gttttatttGCAAAGGGTGGTTGGTATTGTCTGGAAGAGCAAGCGGATTTGGGTTATGAGGTGTTGGGTATCGATTGGACTGTAGAGCCTAAGTTTGCCAGAAATTTGTTGAAGAACAAGAAAGTCATTCTTCAAGGGAATTTGGATCCTACTGCTCTTTATTCTCCGGGCACAGAACTAAAGAACTATGTGGAGAAAATGCTAGAGGAATTTGGAAGTGAAAGGTATATTGTTAATTTGGGGCATGGCATTTATCCTGACGGACCTATTGAGTCAGTTAAAATTCTGGTGGACACggttcataattttaaaatgtaa